The sequence CCTCATCACTGCTGTGTGTCTGATGAATGGCTAATGGATTTATATCATAGTATGTGATATTGAAACTGATTGAAACTGTAGTAAATACCTATGCCGTCAATGAAACATCTCCTTCAAGGAATATTAAAATAGGGGTTTTCAATTTTCTGAATATTATTAGATCAAGTCACTGTTGCAGAGATCTGAAAGACATAATTTTAAGTTTTCATAATTACCTGTAACATCACGGAGTAGAACCCGGAAACCTTTATCGTTGATTGAACGATCAGAATGAAATGTTATCCACAAACTGTTTCCATTGGAGGAGAGGTTTGTTGGTTTGTCGCAACCAGAGTGATGATTGATGACCACGTGTTCTCCTATGACGTCACCATTTCCAACAGTTATGTAATCATATACATTCTCGGTACAGAAATCATCCCATATAAGGTGAATGTTACTTGTGGATGACGAAGCATGGATGATCCAGGTACAGTCTTTTCGGTCCGCATAGGAGTCTGGATAATTCGGGGATGTGATCGCAATGTTGCCACCGATACCAAGGTAGTGAGTGTTTTCACATGGAAGACCTGCATTTCCACAAAAGTGTTGACGGTTAGTAGTTGTGTGGCTAACATGGGCATTTCTAACTTGAGAACAGCTTCGTGAACCTTGATAACAGCTATTGGGAAAACAGGTAACTTTTACACAGCTTTCTAAACGTCGCTCCCAATTTTGTTGGATAACTCTTAGGTCTGTCTGTCGacgtctgcctgcctgcctgcctacccgcctgtctgtctgtctgtctgtctgtctgtctgtctgtctgtctgcatgcctgcctgcctgtctgcccaTATGATACTATTTGCCTCACCTTTAGTAGCTTGCATGGTGACCATGAATCCTCTCTCTGCCTCTGATGAATCCGAAGTAAAAGTCATCCAAATACTACCACTATCAGAGTAAAAGGGAAGGACTGCAATACATCCGGTATACCAGTCCATCAATATGTCTTCGCCAATGACGTCACCGTTGCCAACAGATACAAAGTCGTATCCATGCTCGGTACAGAAGTCAGACCACAACAAGTGAATGACATGCGAAGGTGATGATGCATAGATTATCCATTCACATTCCTCTCCGTTCGGGTAAAAGTTGGGATAATTCGGAGATGTGATCGTAAGATTGTCGCCGGCATCCAGATAATGCGTAAATGTACAGGGTGGAGGTAACTCTACATTGAAAGACAGGTTTACAGTTATAATCGTACCTTTAAATGTTAACTAGAAACTATCGGTTGTTGTTGTAACTAATGGACCAGTTTCTTTGGTTTGAAACAGTAATACTTTGTCCACATCCAAATTCAATCtaagtcatttttttaaatcaaatatcgcCGAAATGTAGACTTTAAGATACGTCGTGCCGTTTCGCCCTCACAGGGGtaaccgatgtgtgagggcaccctgtcacggcgtaccttacagactagccGAAACTGTGAGCATCACAGATGGGcttatatttttatcatttcctCCAAACAGCGCCATCATACGGGCAAAACTatgcattattttgtttttcgttGAACCGGCATAATGTATATTGCTTACCAAATTCACACTTAGAGCCAGACAAACCAGGTGGACATGAACAAGAAAATCCAGACAACTCATCCACACAAGTTGCACTGCCATAACAGGGATTGGTTAGACAAGTCTCTGAAAAATTAGAAACAGTAATTTCATTTTCGAATATGCAGACATTGTACTTCGATTAACCAAGTCGGAGAAATGCGGTTCAAGAATACGTCTGTTTGAGAAACTCCATCATGTACAACATGTGTGTAAACTGTGTCTCTAGTAATCACggtatgaaaaacaaaaaaatgagaTGTAAAGATCACCTAGTGAGGCTTATTTCTGTCGTAGTACTTTTGTATtcattactgctatcaacttacataatTTGGCCATATAAAATAGCACCGTTCCTTGGTAACGTACTCAACGTTGAAATCTTAtaaagaagccctactgcacttgacgcgTATTTGGCTATAATATTTTGGTATTTCGTGTATTGGTTTATAGGAAAAATCGCTGGTGATATTATCACGTGTACCACAAAATCTTTGTCTCGACACTGtgtttgatttacatgtataaattcaTAAACTGTTGAAACCACAAATGAGCTCCAATACGCTACCCATTGCAGATACCAAATACATCTTTTGGAGGATCATCCCTTTATGTCTTACCGTTTTCACATTTAACTCCGAAAAAGCCAAGTTGGCAAATGCAAGAGAAACCGAGGGAATTATCAATACATGTTGCGTTTCCATGGCAAGGCTCAGCTTGACAAGTTTCTGAAATTACGTACGTACAGAATTAGAAGATCGttgtgaatattatttttttaattcatgcAGTGCCACGTGTTTTCCAGACTAACAATACTGTACCAGTAAGTCCACTTTTGTAGTTTAGATGCAGTCAGAATATTAACCAGTTTGCAAACAATATCTCTATGTGATGATTAGTAGTTTTTACCGAGTGATGTATCCATGTCACTGATATAATTGTTATAAGAATTGCTAGtaggattatatatatatatatatatattatatatatatatatatatatatatatatatatatatatatatatatatatatatatatatatatatatatatatatatatatatatatatatatatatatatatatatatatatataacctgtTAGTGAAAATAACCCATGTACCATAACATGTCATGaatatgttttattaggtgACACAATCCCCTTCATCACAAACCTTTCTCATTTGGTATAACCATACTTCTTATTTtagtaaatatctttttattagttttattaaGATGTGTAACATACATAACGTCTAATGTCCATGCAAGTAATGTCTACTTATCGGTACATTAACGGGGAGCACCACTCCAAGGAATAAAGGCACTCTGTGAAAGTATAAATTCTGTATGGAGaatgatttcatgatttttccATCACACACAGTATGTATGATTACCGAGAAACACAATATTGAAACTTGGTCCTCATTCAAGTCCTTGCTATTGACACAGACAATGTCTCATGGGAGTTAGTAGGCAGGCGTATGTAATAGCAGAATATGAATACTTATGACTACTAAGTATAAAACAATCATGAATATAGAAACAAGTTTCATCTCTAAGTTTCCCAGCAATCCATAAAGCAAGTGATGCTAATTCATGAATTGACTCCCCATAAACCAGaagtttataaaaataaatttaagtTAATTTCTGGAGTGATGTTCCCTTTTAAGGTGGAAAAGTACTTACACACATTTTCTCCGTCATCTAATTGTAACATAAAAGTGGTCGCTAACATTTagatttttgtatcaaataaatgaataaacagcTTTGATAGCACGTAGTAAGCTTATAGAATAAACCTGTGTTCCTACTCGTACTCCTATATACAAGTTTTGCATCGTTTGGTTTATATCACAAGAAGGCATCAGGATAAAGAAATCAAAGTTCTTAACGTTATTTTCAAACTTTCACATATAAAAGACTAGGGTTGCCCCTGGTCCTTGAAATAATAAAGGAAATTTGGTGTTCGCCATCTAAGTGAGTTGTTTTCAAGGAGATCGCATGCTTCTCAATTTCTTGTTGCCTTTGATTTTACAAAGAGAAATAGCTCGAATGTGCAGCCCGAGAATTATGCAATAAATAAAACTCCGAGCATATCTATCAACTTGTCTTCATTTGGGTGGGTGACGCCATGACCTTTCACCCTATTCACTTTTATTTAATGTGTTTTTACACCTTCCATCACCTTAATATTCAAGTGTACGTCTGCCTTTTATCATCTTATCATCGTCTAACTAGGCAACACTTCGCCCTAAGAGTACTATCATGCAAACAAAACCCTTCCTTGGtttcagaaatatatatatacatgtacacacacacacacacacacacacacacacacacacacacacacacacacaagcacgcacgcacgcacacacacatacatacatacatacatacatacatacatacacacatacatacatacatacatacatacatacatacatacatacatacacacatacttacatacatacatacatacatacatacatacatacacacacatacatacatacatacatacatgcatacatgcactcACGcgcaaacacatacacatataataaGTTGAGTGTGTAAAATTTACTCAGGACTACATTAATTGTACTATGTTCtcctcatatacatgtagctgtatatgtaaatgtaaataaatatgcaattttGTGTCATTCGTCGTATACGCGTAATAGACTCGATGGCTGACTTCATATTGCCGAATTCATGTAAGATTAATTATATTCGCTGTAAATACAAGTCCACATACCCTCCCATCACATTTTTGGAAAGAAGGGAGGGGGTTGTTAGAAGCTTACCTATTTCACATCGATCTCCTGACCTACCAAGTGGACAAAGACAAGAAAAACTTGAGGAATCACCGATACATGTCGCATCTCCTTGACACGGATGTGTTTGACAGTTTTCTGTAATTAATGAGAAATCATTCATATATTAAGGGACCGTTCTGTTTCTTCAGAGGGGGTTCGTCCTTGGATTCATTCATCGATACAACAAAAACCCAAACATTATATACCCCTATCACTCATTTTAtgacccccccctccccgcccAACACATCCCGGGTAAATAATCCTGCCATACAGAGTATACTATTTAATTCCTTACCAATGCACTGACCCCTCCCAGGCCGATGAATCTGACCGGTTCCATTATacaatttgacctttgaactgacTAGGGGTATTTATGATGAATAGAGTTACTACAACTACTTTCTCAAAAAATTCGTTCGTTTTATGGGGAAAAATTAAAGGAGACGAATAAGTCACACATCTATTGTGTAAATGCGCTACCCGCCCTCACCCCCGACACCCATTTCTGGTTTTTTTCGAGAGTTAGCctcaatgtacaatgtagcaattCATATATCAAACAGAACCAATGAACACTATCATGAAATTGGCAGTATATCACGCAAAACCAATGTACAGTAACATGATATGAGCAGTGTGTTGGTTTTGGTGACATGGCCTTACCAATAAAATCAGACACGAAGACATGGAAGCCTGCTGCGTTAACAGACCAGTCAGTAGAAAACTCCATCCATAAAATATCACCAGGCGAGTAAATGTCCTGTGGCAGGGTGCATCCAGTAAGTGAATCATACAAGACATCTTGTCCAAGAACTTCTCCATTACCAATAGATACAAAATCAAAGTCGGATTCTGTACAGAATTCTTCCCATGATAAAAATAGAATTCGCGAAGAAGATGAGGCGTAAAATATCCAATAACATTCTTCTTCATCCGGGTAAACGTCAGGATAATTTGGAGAGGTGATCGTCACATTGCCTCCGGTAACGAGATGATATGTTTTATTACATGGAGGAGATAATTCTGCATAGCAAGAATGGAGTATAGAAATAACGTAAACtaaaattttgtgaaaaaagGTGATCATATACAGGACTGTGGTATTTATTAAAAGCACGTTTTGCCTGTGTGCTCTATATTGGTATTCATCAGGGAAATGTGTTAAGGTTGACTCATTGctcaaattttaaaatgatatttttgttaaTGACTGAAACTCAAATCATTATCTCTGATACCATAACgatgttttcattcaaaattatcTACAaaaatcgttttttttttcgtcTAACAAATCGAAGTTATTTTCAATTAAGATTTAGCATAAAACACTAAATCATGTTTTTGGtttttacagtgaaaataatTATGCTATATTATGAAACAATATTTGCTATTTGTCAACTGagaaaacatatgcaaatttgaagaCGTGATGAGGTTATATTGATACGTGTCATCCATTGGTGGAGTTATGATAttggaatggttagagtggccggctttgaATCTGGTTCGCGCTTCATCACTGATGtgtgtttctgaatggctaaagttcctgggcaagatttgaaccatggttgtgccccagtcaacccagctgtataattggggacctggtaggatagaggttgcaatgtgaatactttaatcccATGCGCTTATAGAGATTGCAATGGagtgtatgctccccagggagttgaggaagtaaagggatgttgtgccactatagatccgtgccaggggtaataattgtaaatcaaTTTGAACGCCGAGTGGAAAAGGGCTATAAAGAAATCCGCATTAATTTTAGCATTTTATTCTGAGTGTGGTTAACGTTAACAGCAGactatatttcacattttatcaATGCAACGCAATGCAAAGCATTATATACAACTAGAATACGGCGGCGGGGGTTATCTTGGTGATTGTCACTCATAGCATgttatgtacatattaaaagtCGGATAAACTGAGGAAAGAAAGGGCAATTACGTCATTTTCATCATAACTATTAAATCGAATTATTAAAGTTAATTATGTTTCTGTCGATTATTCAGTATTTCTTTCCCGGGCCATAAAAAGGAAACCAGATATGCATAATGAACTGTTACGATGTATGATCTGAACCCCAAATTAAAATAAGTGTAGTGACGAGTTTATGCTTACCAGTTGTGCATCTGAGTCCAGTGAAACGAGGTGGGCAAATACATCGAAATCCGTACAAATCATCTACACACGTTGCATTACTCTGACAAGAGTCTGGTCGACAATtttctgaaatgaaaattaatgtaGGTGTAATTAGtgcgcatatatatatatacatatatatatatatatatatatatatatatatatatatatatatatatatatatatatatatatatatatatatatatatatatatatatatatatattttttaaaactattaatacgcactgccactgcggtatagagcactgtcttagcagattgatactcaccgagttatatatatatatatatatatatatatatatatatatatatatatatatatatatatatatatatatatatatatatatatatatataaagaggcagtactagtactacattGTAGCATAGACCtagttggtgtagggtctatgattgtagGGTATTCCAAAACACTTTTGAATTCTTACCATATTGACATTCAGATCCAAAATAGCCATCTGAACAATTGCAGGAGAATCCAGTTGAGCTGTCAACACAGGTAGCAGTTCCATATGCATAACATGGACTTGCTTCACATGTCACTggaataaaaaaagaaattggacTCGTGTAAGTATATGACTGtaatgaaaaatgtatgtatgtatgtatgtatgtatgtatgtatgtatgtatgtatgtatgtatgtatgtatgtgtgtgtgtgtgtgtgtgtgtgtgtgtgtgtgtgtgtgtgtgtgtgtgtgtgttgtacgtacgtacgtatggtATGTATTATTCAGAGTACTAGTAAATCTTACCAAATTCACATCTTCGTCCAGAGAACCCAATGGGACATATACAGGTAAAGCTCAGATCCCCATCGATACATGTAGCATCTCCATTGCAAGGTTGGGCAAGGCAGGTTTCTGAAATTAACGGGAATAATCACCACTATCGTCTTTATACAACATTTTTGcaatgaaatttcattttttttctaaaaaatgaaCGATTTACGTACACCTATGAAGTgctttttagttttaattatcTGCTTGATAAAGAAGTATTCAAGTTATAAATGTGTGGGGGTGGGCTTGGTAGCGGTTATTACTTATGTTGTGTCTATGTCATCCTTTACTTAAAAACGACTGCCCCAACGGTACACACAGTTCAAGTATGTGGTTAATGGCTAGAATTGTTGTGGAGCTATCTATGCAATTGAATTAGCATAATTGCATATATATCCACGCTCTCAACATTGGTGGCGTTCTTTACAATGATGATGCAGAAGAGGAAGTATTATTACCTTTAGTATCAAACAACATGACACTGAAACCTCTCTCGTTTTCGCTGTAATCTGATGTAAACGTCATCCAAACGATATCGCTTTCAGAATAAACATCTTCTGGTGGCGTGCATCCAGAATACTGGTCAATTAACGTGTTTTCGCCGATGACGTCACCGCTACCAAGGGAGACGAAGTCATACCCATCCTCGGTACACATATCTTCCCATGATAAATATATGATTCGAGAAGGTGCTGAAGCATGGATTATCCATTCACATTGTTCGTAGAGTCTATAGATGTCTGGATAGTTAGGAGAAAGGATATTCATACTGCCATCACCATCAAGATGATATGTCCTCTTACATGGAGGAACAGGCTCTATGGAAGACACAAAATTTCTCATTTACTGACCTAAAGATGCTCTGAAAGGAGGAGAAATGTTGTCAAAACTTTAGGAAACCCGTCAAGTTAATTTATGGTTAGACCGCACAGTTTTCATTTGtatcacatttatatatgaccGATCAGAAGAGACAATTCAGACCTGTTGACTGTATAACCAATGATGAGAACGAATTCATATCTGTATGACATACTAAACTGTGTTACATGACCAATCAGGAGAGACAATTTAAATCACACTTACCGCGTTCACATCGGATTCCTGTGAAACCAGACTTACATACACAGTAAAATCCAGAAGCATGATCAACACACGTGGCATTACCATGACAGGAGTTTGGTTGACATACCTCTGTAATCATAAACAAATCGCAAGTACTTGAAAGTTGTGTGATTTTCTGTAAGCAAACACGATTTATGAACAattatggagagagagagagagagagagagagagagagagagagagagagagagagagagagagagagagagagagagagagagagagagagagagagagagagagagagagagagagagagagagagagagagagagagagagagagagagagagagagagagagagagagaggaaggaGGCTTAGTGGTAtgtcatgaaaatgaaatgaaatattcttGCTTATAGTAATACTTATCAATACCTGTTTCACATCTCAATCCTGAATAACCGACAGGACAAATGCAAGAGAAACCTCTAGAGTTATCAGCACACGTAGCATTGTTATCACAAGGGTCAGCCTGACACGTTTCTGTaattaacaacaaaataattacaaattcgCACGAAATTGTCACCAATTCACACGAACTATAATTAAAACCAATATTTCAGTATAAGGTGAACAATTGTCTACAGGTTGCGCCTTTGGGATTATCTTCCCCGAAAATCAAAGTCAAGTTAAAATCTCCCAAAACTTTGCAAATGGAAGAAGGTAAACGCCAAGCGATATTGTAGCTAGACTGTACCGAGAGAATTTGGTGCATATTTGAAAGTACAATTCGACGAAATTTTTTCGAAAGCTATAGCTAGAAGTACATATATTTGCCTTTATTTAGAAAGTTGAAATACTTCAAGTTGTTTGAATACATTATTACGTATCTTACCTAGAGTTTCGGACATAACAACACGGAATCCACTTTGCACGATATTAAAATCAGAAGTAAACGTCATCCATAAACTATCACTTTCAGAATAAAAATCCTTCGGCAGACCAGCGCATCCGGAATACTCCTCCAGCAACACGTTTTTCCCAGTGACGTCACCGTTGCCAATAGATACGAAGTCAAAATACCCCTCGGTGCAAAAGGTATCCCACGACACATGGATATTTCTCCATTTCTTCGATGCATAGATAATCCAGCGGCACGATCGACTGTTTGGATAATCCCCCGGGTATTTTGGAGAGGTTATCGTAATGTTGCCCCCTTGCGCCATGTTAAAAGTATCCTCACAAACGTTCCCTATGCAAGAGTTCCAGAAAAAAGtagttt comes from Glandiceps talaboti chromosome 11, keGlaTala1.1, whole genome shotgun sequence and encodes:
- the LOC144442733 gene encoding CUB and sushi domain-containing protein 1-like; translated protein: MTTSFQLLSGNGWSPRNRCGGSFDLFTGGTIEISSPNYPADYPRRSACKWTIYASSSSRMLQISWVDFCTETGFDYISIGNGDAIGENTMIGRHSGCQIPQDFTSNSDSIWLVFETDHSSHHRGFRLIVNDILATCQVQPCHGNATCVENFSGVACICPNGFYGSRCEYEICGKQTCHGKATCLNYSRGFMCICPWGFTGERCGTETCLNNPCHEGATCDDSSEGFFCHCPQDYIGHRCEIWNVCEDTFNMAQGGNITITSPKYPGDYPNSRSCRWIIYASKKWRNIHVSWDTFCTEGYFDFVSIGNGDVTGKNVLLEEYSGCAGLPKDFYSESDSLWMTFTSDFNIVQSGFRVVMSETLETCQADPCDNNATCADNSRGFSCICPVGYSGLRCETEVCQPNSCHGNATCVDHASGFYCVCKSGFTGIRCEREPVPPCKRTYHLDGDGSMNILSPNYPDIYRLYEQCEWIIHASAPSRIIYLSWEDMCTEDGYDFVSLGSGDVIGENTLIDQYSGCTPPEDVYSESDIVWMTFTSDYSENERGFSVMLFDTKETCLAQPCNGDATCIDGDLSFTCICPIGFSGRRCEFVTCEASPCYAYGTATCVDSSTGFSCNCSDGYFGSECQYENCRPDSCQSNATCVDDLYGFRCICPPRFTGLRCTTELSPPCNKTYHLVTGGNVTITSPNYPDVYPDEEECYWIFYASSSSRILFLSWEEFCTESDFDFVSIGNGEVLGQDVLYDSLTGCTLPQDIYSPGDILWMEFSTDWSVNAAGFHVFVSDFIENCQTHPCQGDATCIGDSSSFSCLCPLGRSGDRCEIETCLTNPCYGSATCVDELSGFSCSCPPGLSGSKCEFELPPPCTFTHYLDAGDNLTITSPNYPNFYPNGEECEWIIYASSPSHVIHLLWSDFCTEHGYDFVSVGNGDVIGEDILMDWYTGCIAVLPFYSDSGSIWMTFTSDSSEAERGFMVTMQATKGLPCENTHYLGIGGNIAITSPNYPDSYADRKDCTWIIHASSSTSNIHLIWDDFCTENVYDYITVGNGDVIGEHVVINHHSGCDKPTNLSSNGNSLWITFHSDRSINDKGFRVLLRDVTGD